In the genome of Drosophila subpulchrella strain 33 F10 #4 breed RU33 chromosome 2L, RU_Dsub_v1.1 Primary Assembly, whole genome shotgun sequence, one region contains:
- the LOC119546972 gene encoding uncharacterized protein LOC119546972 — translation MSPKKAKKGAADKKEEDPGIHPQPPNVFLYVQLTNIANLPQTEHQLEIHISQGGSLIVKCDEHYNTDGIIVQREFNERPTFTLIFQQDNVDRINHAADNPLLIQLYMRVFPPKRKFEPEYEMFEEQEQEVDDLEADSDSDLAISTGKNTTNDDDEFEARETERLELLCVGYLDVIKLFGHRRSMISEQLYLYPMPDVPNDLRTTVHTEWDLYTLLPIAKKLTFTNMAFVTFESIYNLKEEYVLDLETLWVRVSFRSRLPSDRNEYTFVPLCEFGNLERKIISTQNNHHVFESFRRIVYPWNVTGLKSAMEVEMHRLFAELFCSEGMTVDFEEIDQVADEALVCNSFHRYILTQKMADILSFVITCQQYVIAIEAFQSSGTAKPQKIFQGVLDPSIMAFPGVQNMRFAVQLDYTGKIKAKKQVSSSIISGKGLDRQRLTPTFAIIKLCLLAPIGEIYKELKVFRDSFVRQNRLLFCDRPYSAHKVLTLGEIQMEAYARFDKFIRDCIAFIIDKKVMKIEDKKQHFCCAVQNLTNILMKLVGSVYNTRTPTSSSVEFANLCAFAYNELEPRIHNMVEQIENEGFENYTVHKQIHIGRQIDYLNTIKLLHLVKDDSLANLLLKKATTEYPSDERFWFYMLIAYMERGDLEKAKLYFKKNHLADTHDYFAGWIKLYINYVDTRNNPETSADCTECLLKSITNYAERNPHQQDGWILLYCYYKRFKYEPGCAFALWRFADQNGHNRVNSSSHAPHSLWGLFLTLTTTLPTVRGTLFFEVFRTFARLGLYEFAQVVFAAVEHMFNDADRYMINTQLSLMLNQLDEDFELQSYEFGEGEEADQAAAMNAQVNGNVEFHRGNLEEAALYYECCLTLPVTEETERDAFEVSRLRLGYISYELGNYEKCIEALYQPFAGQLLALIAGYLIGKSYYKFNELEMALQHFAKSTHLDTHVPNVWGFLALINLRLGENYKAVECWKYAKIEPNFEIDDMMIYEELDAIDYDSIDLYIDSPNQLVEDIFGESQSSL, via the exons ATGTCGCCAAAGAAGGCAAAGAAGGGGGCGGCGGACAAGAAGGAGGAGGACCCTGGCATCCACCCACAGCCGCCGAATGTTTTCCTATACGTCCAGCTGACCAACATAGCCAACCTGCCCCAAACAGAGCATCAGCTGGAGATTCACATTAGCCAGGGTGGCAGTTTGATCGTCAAATGCGATGAGCACTACAACACGGATGGGATCATAGTGCAGAGGGAGTTCAACGAGAGGCCCACGTTCACGCTGATCTTCCAGCAGGACAACGTGGACAGGATCAATCATGCGGCCGATAATCCCCTACTGATTCAACTCTACATGCGTGTCTTTCCGCCGAAAAGAAAGTTTGAACCGGAGTACGAAATGTttgaggagcaggagcaggaggtTGATGACTTGGAGGcggattccgattccgatttgGCCATATCCACGGGGAAGAACACAACAAACGATGACGACGAGTTCGAGGCCAGGGAGACGGAGAGACTGGAACTACTATGTGTGGGCTATCTGGATGTGATCAAGTTGTTTGGCCACCGACGCAGCATGATCAGTGAGCAATTGTACCTCTATCCCATGCCGGATGTTCCCAACGATCTGCGCACCACTGTCCACACGGAATGGGATCTCTACACCCTGTTGCCCATCGCCAAAAAGCTGACCTTCACCAACATGGCCTTCGTGACATTCGAGAGCATCTACAACCTGAAGGAGGAGTATGTCCTGGACCTGGAGACCCTTTGGGTGCGGGTGAGTTTCCGCTCCCGGCTGCCCAGTGATCGAAATGAGTACACGTTTGTACCGCTCTGTGAATTTGGGAACCTGGAGCGGAAGATCATCAGCACGCAGAACAATCATCATGTCTTCGAGTCCTTCCGCCGCATCGTGTATCCTTGGAATGTGACCGGATTGAAGTCCGCCATGGAGGTGGAAATGCATCGACTCTTCGCGGAACTCTTCTGCAGCGAGGGCATGACGGTGGACTTTGAGGAAATCGATCAGGTAGCAGATGAGGCTCTCGTCTGCAACTCCTTCCACCGCTATATCCTGACTCAAAAGATGGCAGATATCCTTTCGTTTGTAATCACCTGTCAGCAGTATGTTATAGCCATAGAGGCGTTTCAAAGTTCTGGCACCGCCAAGCCGCAGAAAATTTTCCAGGGTGTTTTGGATCCGTCTATAATGGCCTTTCCGGGGG TCCAAAACATGAGATTTGCAGTCCAGCTGGATTATACGGGAAAAATTAAGGCCAAGAAGCAGGTTAGCAGCAGCATAATCAGTGGAAAGGGTTTAGATCGGCAACGTCTTACGCCCACATTTGCCATTATAAAGTTGTGTCTTCTGGCGCCGATTGGTGAGATCTACAAGGAGCTGAAGGTGTTTCGCGATAGCTTTGTTCGCCAGAATCGACTGCTCTTCTGCGATCGTCCTTATAGTGCACATAAAGTGTTGACACTTGGCGAGATCCAAATGGAAGCCTATGCCCGATTCGACAAGTTCATCAGGGATTGCATAGCCTTTATTATCGACAAGAAGGTGATGAAGATCGAGGATAAGAAGCAGCACTTTTGCTGTGCCGTTCAAAACCTGACAAATATCCTGATGAAATTGGTGGGCAGTGTTTATAATACGAGGACTCCCACATCTTCAAGCGTGGAGTTTGCG AATCTCTGCGCTTTTGCCTACAATGAGTTAGAGCCCCGCATTCATAATATGGTGGAGCAGATCGAGAACGAGGGCTTTGAGAACTACACGGTCCATAAGCAGATTCATATTGGGCGGCAAATAGACTACTTGAACACCATCAAACTGCTCCATTTAGTGAAAGATGATAGCCTTGCTAATCTTTTGCTTAAGAAG GCCACCACCGAGTATCCCAGTGATGAACGCTTTTGGTTCTACATGCTTATCGCGTACATGGAACGTGGCGATCTTGAAAAGGCTAAATTGTACTTCAAAAAGAATCACCTGGCGGACACCCACGACTATTTTGC TGGCTGGATTAAATTGTACATCAACTACGTGGACACAAGAAACAATCCAGAAACCTCGGCCGACTGTACGGAGTGTCTTCTGAAGAGCATTACGAACTATGCCGAGCGGAATCCTCATCAACAGGATGGATGGATCCTTCTCTACTGCTACTACAAGAGATTCAAGTACGAACCAGGCTGTGCCTTTGCCCTCTGGCGATTTGCGGATCAGAATGGACACAATCGGGTCAACTCCTCCTCCCATGCTCCGCACAGCCTTTGGGGTCTTTTCCTAACCCTCACCACGACCTTACCCACGGTTCGTGGAACCCTGTTCTTCGAAGTTTTCAGGACCTTTGCGCGACTGGGCCTCTACGAGTTCGCCCAGGTTGTCTTTGCCGCTGTGGAGCATATGTTCAATGATGCGGATCGGTATATGATCAATACACAGCTGTCCCTTATGCTAAATCAACTGGATGAGGACTTTGAATTGCAGAGTTACGAGTTTGGAGAGGGCGAGGAGGCTGATCAAGCG GCCGCCATGAATGCCCAGGTCAATGGTAATGTGGAGTTCCATCGAGGCAACCTGGAAGAGGCGGCACTATACTATGAATGCTGTCTGACCTTGCCGGTTACCGAGGAAACCGAACGCGATGCCTTCGAGGTCAGCAGACTGCGACTGGGTTATATATCATATGAGTTGGGGAACTATGAAAAGTGCATCGAAGCCCTATATCAACCATTCGCTGGCCAGCTTCTTGCTCTCATAGCCGGCTACTTGATAGGCAAATCCTACTATAAATTTAACGAATTGGAGATGGCTCTTCAACACTTTGCCAAATCCACCCATCTGGATACCCATGTGCCCAACGTATGGGGATTTCTGGCGCTAATCAATCTAAGACTGGGTGAGAACTACAAGGCTGTGGAGTGCTGGAAGTACGCTAAAATA GAGCCCAACTTTGAAATTGATGACATGATGATCTACGAGGAATTGGATGCCATTGACTATGATTCCATTGACTTGTATATCGATTCTCCGAATCAATTAGTCGAGGACATCTTTGGGGAGTCCCAATCAAGCttataa
- the LOC119546376 gene encoding uncharacterized protein LOC119546376, producing MAHGGGIGSSAGLEEKPVACVASSTALAIRNSTIIAHRLSIYLPQLLLPSRDPQKLITEINCHVAQFREMLIFIGQARDSPELREKIRKLRRNCVDACKHTAHLITPQPRHCLGSPSERMHLTLLYHLTQQFQHELMKSHRLIQLVPLDMTEYYAPSRTAPSNLGNVISQFLLCKQINPDFQQEELCSIVKDSQELAELLEELQAQMPLTEASPESELDPAQKSESSLVSLNTPVWYARQRRRSCKSRSRSLCCCLAKNRGKTF from the exons ATGGCCCATGGAGGAGGCATCGGCTCGTCGGCTGGGCTGGAGGagaagccagtggcctgtgtGGCCAGCAGCACGGCCTTGGCCATTAGGAACTCCACGATAATTGCCCATCGGCTGTCCATTTATTTGCCCCAATTGTTACTACCCTCGAGGGATCCCCAAAAG CTCATTACAGAAATTAACTGCCATGTGGCCCAATTCCGGGAGATGCTCATCTTTATAGGACAGGCCCGAGATTCTCCCGAGTTGCGGGAGAAGATCAGGAAACTGAGGCGGAACTGTGTGGATGCCTGCAAGCACACCGCCCATTTAATCACTCCCCAGCCACGTCATTGCCTGGGCAGTCCCAGTGAAAGGATGCACTTGACCCTGCTTTATCACCTCACCCAACAATTTCAACATGAACTGATGAAGAGCCATCGCTTAATCCAACTGGTGCCTCTGGACATGACGGAATATTATG cACCCTCCCGAACTGCCCCATCCAATTTGGGCAATGTTATAAGCCAATTCCTGTTGTGCAAGCAAATAAATCCTGATTTCCAGCAGGAGGAGCTGTGCAGCATTGTCAAGGACTCTCAAGAGCTGGCCGAACTTTTGGAGGAGCTACAGGCTCAAATGCCCTTGACGGAGGCATCCCCAGAATCCGAACTGGATCCAGCACAGAAAT CTGAAAGTAGTCTCGTATCCCTCAACACTCCAGTTTGGTATGCCCGCCAGCGAAGAAGGAGTTGCAAAAGCCGAAGCCGTAGTCTATGTTGCTGTCTGGCCAAAAATCGaggaaaaactttttaa
- the LOC119546377 gene encoding protein pinocchio isoform X1 gives MKTGGNNNHISASSSSNNNNCISGAGSNNHSLVPGSSTSVSVSSSHIVTEWEDGIIFDVDDPDFCNLATDKLNFIVPSTANMSIASVHGPQIADICSPLSHHNLRLSASVPDLVGSPLEISMDNVLTIEELRQHMGSCFTCGVSWTDDHVSLDCSECGGYSLERPCPLCDGQCGVQWKRDFAMSHACSQARWVGVCISYPEVVAGVQMPVGGAAGAGATSCAAAAANQLRLAQELCSRLEQLSTSTASKSGRI, from the exons ATGAAAACGggcggcaacaacaaccacatctcggccagcagcagcagcaacaacaacaactgcatTTCCGGTGCCGGCAGCAATAACCACTCCTTGGTGCCAGGCTCCTccacttccgtttccgtttcctCATCGCACATTGTCACCGAGTGGGAGGATGGCATCATCTTTGATGTGGATGATCCCGACTTTTGTAATCTCGCCACCGACAAGCTGAACTTTATAG TGCCATCAACAGCCAATATGTCGATCGCCAGTGTTCACGGTCCCCAAATCGCCGACATCTGCAGTCCCTTGTC GCATCACAATCTCCGTCTGTCTGCTTCGGTGCCAGATCTGGTTGGTAGCCCCCTGGAGATCAGCATGGACAACGTGCTGACCATCGAGGAGCTGCGCCAGCACATGGGCTCCTGTTTCACCTGCGGCGTCTCCTGGACGGATGACCATGTGTCCCTCGACTGCAGCGAATGCGGTGGCTACAGCCTGGAGCGTCCCTGTCCCCTTTGCGACGGCCAGTGCGGTGTCCAATGGAAACGTGATTTCGCCATG TCCCATGCCTGCAGTCAAGCTCGCTGGGTGGGCGTGTGCATTAGTTATCCGGAAGTGGTGGCCGGAGTCCAGATGCCCGTTGGCGGAGCCGCTGGAGCTGGAGCCACCTCGtgtgccgctgccgctgcgaATCAACTGCGTTTGGCCCAGGAGCTGTGCTCCCGCCTGGAACAGCTGTCCACATCGACGGCGAGCAAAAGCGGACGCATCTAG
- the LOC119546377 gene encoding protein pinocchio isoform X2, translating into MSIASVHGPQIADICSPLSHHNLRLSASVPDLVGSPLEISMDNVLTIEELRQHMGSCFTCGVSWTDDHVSLDCSECGGYSLERPCPLCDGQCGVQWKRDFAMSHACSQARWVGVCISYPEVVAGVQMPVGGAAGAGATSCAAAAANQLRLAQELCSRLEQLSTSTASKSGRI; encoded by the exons ATGTCGATCGCCAGTGTTCACGGTCCCCAAATCGCCGACATCTGCAGTCCCTTGTC GCATCACAATCTCCGTCTGTCTGCTTCGGTGCCAGATCTGGTTGGTAGCCCCCTGGAGATCAGCATGGACAACGTGCTGACCATCGAGGAGCTGCGCCAGCACATGGGCTCCTGTTTCACCTGCGGCGTCTCCTGGACGGATGACCATGTGTCCCTCGACTGCAGCGAATGCGGTGGCTACAGCCTGGAGCGTCCCTGTCCCCTTTGCGACGGCCAGTGCGGTGTCCAATGGAAACGTGATTTCGCCATG TCCCATGCCTGCAGTCAAGCTCGCTGGGTGGGCGTGTGCATTAGTTATCCGGAAGTGGTGGCCGGAGTCCAGATGCCCGTTGGCGGAGCCGCTGGAGCTGGAGCCACCTCGtgtgccgctgccgctgcgaATCAACTGCGTTTGGCCCAGGAGCTGTGCTCCCGCCTGGAACAGCTGTCCACATCGACGGCGAGCAAAAGCGGACGCATCTAG
- the LOC119546884 gene encoding TBC1 domain family member 23 isoform X2 encodes MEENMWIIELESALLDDCNVNDIYGICQGKALPEALRPDVWQVCLDVRHKSDQMSLFNEIYDLPFQSQLREDCQRHVDRMGNDEEDKVSVVSDLESIITFYCKNRNLQYEPDNGWIELLLPLFALKLNRSDTFNLFESIRDTYIPKGCRPKGNVFHVFRLLLLYHDPELCTLLDTKKITPDLYSLTWFQSLFASCSSLSVIIAMWDLYFQNADPFMVFFLALIILINGREQILQMRSSSKEEIIKFLGLMPCALEFDDVPDFCSLAQYYALKTPTSFKTDYLKALYGKQNDTPRSQEEANKVSQALCLPVSVYELVENSATEFPVPDAVRFFLVDCRPAEQYNAGHLSTAFHLDCNLMLQEPVAFATAVQGLLTAQRQAIEANSNAGGEHLCFMGSGRVEEDQYTHMVVASFLQKNTHYVSLLTGGYASIHDYFGDHMADCLEDHNVRKCLVCQQHNVQQTKSAPLKTSTPSSTDLFSKFSAAMKSKSAEVKGKLLDIIVNPSANGGASASGSNGVPAAPAQERHVSAKERNGKRYRNVAPVFSIDDENEDALDGTGERDDQPLAGDGKEIVNLNQYFKTADIINAFKCQEVHMSGYMYDSHLIITPGQLVVLRELGRGQAQIMVRRPLASIVKITAKKRHRDLITFKYGFPDGDGLLITDMDRFLIPNAAEATALVSKHIMKVLDNAK; translated from the exons ATGGAGGAGAATATGTG GATCATCGAGCTGGAGTCGGCGCTACTGGACGACTGCAATGTCAACGACATCTACGGCATTTGTCAGGGAAAAGCCCTGCCGGAGGCCCTGCGCCCGGATGTGTGGCAAGTGTGCCTGGATGTGCGCCACAAATCCGATCAGATGTCGCTCTTCAACGAGATCTACGACCTGCCCTTCCAGAGTCAATTGCGCGAGGATTGCCAGCGGCATGTCGATCGCATGGGCAACGATGAGGAGGACAAGGTCTCGGTGGTCTCCGACCTGGAGTCCATCATCACGTTCTACTGCAAGAACAGGAACCTACAGTATGAACCCGATAATGGTTGGATAGAGCTGCTGCTCCCGCTGTTCGCCTTGAAGCTGAATCGCTCGGATACCTTCAACCTTTTCGAGTCCATACGGGACACCTATATACCCAAGGGCTGTCGACCCAAAGGCAACGTCTTCCATGTTTTCCGGCTGCTCTTGCTCTACCACGATCCGGAGCTGTGCACCCTGTTGGACACCAAGAAGATCACGCCCGACCTGTACTCGCTGACCTGGTTCCAGTCGCTTTTCGCATCCTGCAGCAGCCTGTCGGTGATCATCGCCATGTGGGACCTGTACTTCCAGAACGCCGACCCCTTCATGGTCTTTTTCCTCGCGCTGATTATCCTGATCAACGGAAGGGAGCAGATCCTACAGATGAGGAGCTCGTCCAAGGAGGAGATCATCAAGTTCCTGGGCCTCATGCCGTGTGCCCTGGAATTTGATGATGTCCCCGACTTTTGCTCCCTGGCTCAGTACTATGCCCTCAAGACACCGACTTCTTTTAAGACAGACTATCTAAAAGCACTGTATGGAAAGCAAAACGATACGCCGCGCAGCCAGGAGGAGGCCAACAAGGTGTCACAGGCACTGTGCTTGCCCGTCTCCGTTTACGAGTTGGTTGAGAACTCGGCCACAGAATTCCCCGTGCCGGATGCAGTGCGCTTCTTTCTCGTGGACTGCCGACCGGCTGAGCAGTACAACGCCGGTCATCTGTCCACGGCATTCCATTTGGACTGCAACCTGATGCTCCAGGAACCGGTCGCCTTCGCCACCGCCGTCCAGGGCCTCCTGACCGCTCAGCGGCAGGCCATCGAGGCCAATTCGAATGCCGGGGGCGAGCATTTGTGCTTCATGGGTAGCGGTCGCGTCGAAGAGGACCAGTACACACACATGGTGGTGGCCTCATTCCTGCAGAAGAACACCCACTACGTGTCGCTGCTGACCGGCGGCTACGCCTCCATTCACGACTACTTTGGCGACCACATGGCCGACTGCCTGGAGGATCACAATGTGCGCAAGTGCCTTGTCTGCCAGCAGCACAACGTCCAGCAG ACAAAATCAGCGCCGCTCAAGACGTCGACGCCCTCCTCTACCGACCTGTTCAGCAAGTTCTCCGCCGCCATGAAGTCAAAGTCTGCGGAGGTCAAGGGAAAACTGCTGGACATCATAGTGAATCCCAGTGCTAATGGCGGAGCCTCGGCCAGCGGTTCCAATGGCGTACCAGCGGCGCCGGCCCAGGAACGCCATGTCAGTGCCAAGGAGAGGAATGGAAAGCGGTACCGCAATGTAGCGCCTGTTTTCAGCATTGATGATGAGAACGAAGACGCCTTGGACGGGACGGGTGAGCGGGATGATCAACCGCTGGCTGGGGATGGCAAGGAAATCGTTAATCTGAACCAGTACTTTAAAACCGCGGACATCATCAATGCCTTCAAGTGCCAGGAGGTGCACATGAGCGGCTACATGTACGACAGTCACTTGATCATCACGCCCGGCCAACTAGTTGTGCTCCGGGAACTGGGTCGCGGTCAGGCGCAGATAATGGTGCGACGACCGCTGGCCAGCATCGTAAAGATCACGGCCAAGAAACGACACCGCGACCTGATTACCTTCAAGTACGGGTTCCCCGATGGCGACGGCCTGCTCATCACGGACATGGATCGCTTCCTCATCCCAAATGCCGCCGAGGCAACGGCCCTTGTCTCAAAGCACATAATGAAGGTGCTGGACAACGCCAAGTAG
- the LOC119546884 gene encoding TBC1 domain family member 23 isoform X1 has translation MEENMWIIELESALLDDCNVNDIYGICQGKALPEALRPDVWQVCLDVRHKSDQMSLFNEIYDLPFQSQLREDCQRHVDRMGNDEEDKVSVVSDLESIITFYCKNRNLQYEPDNGWIELLLPLFALKLNRSDTFNLFESIRDTYIPKGCRPKGNVFHVFRLLLLYHDPELCTLLDTKKITPDLYSLTWFQSLFASCSSLSVIIAMWDLYFQNADPFMVFFLALIILINGREQILQMRSSSKEEIIKFLGLMPCALEFDDVPDFCSLAQYYALKTPTSFKTDYLKALYGKQNDTPRSQEEANKVSQALCLPVSVYELVENSATEFPVPDAVRFFLVDCRPAEQYNAGHLSTAFHLDCNLMLQEPVAFATAVQGLLTAQRQAIEANSNAGGEHLCFMGSGRVEEDQYTHMVVASFLQKNTHYVSLLTGGYASIHDYFGDHMADCLEDHNVRKCLVCQQHNVQQTKSAPLKTSTPSSTDLFSKFSAAMKSKSAEVKGKLLDIIVNPSANGGASASGSNGVPAAPAQERHVSAKERNGKRYRNVAPVFSIDDENEDALDGTGERDDQPLAGDGKEIVNLNQYFKTADIINAFKCQEVHMSGYMYDSHLIITPGQLVVLRELGRGQAQIMVRRPLASIVKITAKKRHRDLITFKYGFPDGDGLLITDMDRFLIPNAAEATALVSKHIMKVLDNAKVRKWRK, from the exons ATGGAGGAGAATATGTG GATCATCGAGCTGGAGTCGGCGCTACTGGACGACTGCAATGTCAACGACATCTACGGCATTTGTCAGGGAAAAGCCCTGCCGGAGGCCCTGCGCCCGGATGTGTGGCAAGTGTGCCTGGATGTGCGCCACAAATCCGATCAGATGTCGCTCTTCAACGAGATCTACGACCTGCCCTTCCAGAGTCAATTGCGCGAGGATTGCCAGCGGCATGTCGATCGCATGGGCAACGATGAGGAGGACAAGGTCTCGGTGGTCTCCGACCTGGAGTCCATCATCACGTTCTACTGCAAGAACAGGAACCTACAGTATGAACCCGATAATGGTTGGATAGAGCTGCTGCTCCCGCTGTTCGCCTTGAAGCTGAATCGCTCGGATACCTTCAACCTTTTCGAGTCCATACGGGACACCTATATACCCAAGGGCTGTCGACCCAAAGGCAACGTCTTCCATGTTTTCCGGCTGCTCTTGCTCTACCACGATCCGGAGCTGTGCACCCTGTTGGACACCAAGAAGATCACGCCCGACCTGTACTCGCTGACCTGGTTCCAGTCGCTTTTCGCATCCTGCAGCAGCCTGTCGGTGATCATCGCCATGTGGGACCTGTACTTCCAGAACGCCGACCCCTTCATGGTCTTTTTCCTCGCGCTGATTATCCTGATCAACGGAAGGGAGCAGATCCTACAGATGAGGAGCTCGTCCAAGGAGGAGATCATCAAGTTCCTGGGCCTCATGCCGTGTGCCCTGGAATTTGATGATGTCCCCGACTTTTGCTCCCTGGCTCAGTACTATGCCCTCAAGACACCGACTTCTTTTAAGACAGACTATCTAAAAGCACTGTATGGAAAGCAAAACGATACGCCGCGCAGCCAGGAGGAGGCCAACAAGGTGTCACAGGCACTGTGCTTGCCCGTCTCCGTTTACGAGTTGGTTGAGAACTCGGCCACAGAATTCCCCGTGCCGGATGCAGTGCGCTTCTTTCTCGTGGACTGCCGACCGGCTGAGCAGTACAACGCCGGTCATCTGTCCACGGCATTCCATTTGGACTGCAACCTGATGCTCCAGGAACCGGTCGCCTTCGCCACCGCCGTCCAGGGCCTCCTGACCGCTCAGCGGCAGGCCATCGAGGCCAATTCGAATGCCGGGGGCGAGCATTTGTGCTTCATGGGTAGCGGTCGCGTCGAAGAGGACCAGTACACACACATGGTGGTGGCCTCATTCCTGCAGAAGAACACCCACTACGTGTCGCTGCTGACCGGCGGCTACGCCTCCATTCACGACTACTTTGGCGACCACATGGCCGACTGCCTGGAGGATCACAATGTGCGCAAGTGCCTTGTCTGCCAGCAGCACAACGTCCAGCAG ACAAAATCAGCGCCGCTCAAGACGTCGACGCCCTCCTCTACCGACCTGTTCAGCAAGTTCTCCGCCGCCATGAAGTCAAAGTCTGCGGAGGTCAAGGGAAAACTGCTGGACATCATAGTGAATCCCAGTGCTAATGGCGGAGCCTCGGCCAGCGGTTCCAATGGCGTACCAGCGGCGCCGGCCCAGGAACGCCATGTCAGTGCCAAGGAGAGGAATGGAAAGCGGTACCGCAATGTAGCGCCTGTTTTCAGCATTGATGATGAGAACGAAGACGCCTTGGACGGGACGGGTGAGCGGGATGATCAACCGCTGGCTGGGGATGGCAAGGAAATCGTTAATCTGAACCAGTACTTTAAAACCGCGGACATCATCAATGCCTTCAAGTGCCAGGAGGTGCACATGAGCGGCTACATGTACGACAGTCACTTGATCATCACGCCCGGCCAACTAGTTGTGCTCCGGGAACTGGGTCGCGGTCAGGCGCAGATAATGGTGCGACGACCGCTGGCCAGCATCGTAAAGATCACGGCCAAGAAACGACACCGCGACCTGATTACCTTCAAGTACGGGTTCCCCGATGGCGACGGCCTGCTCATCACGGACATGGATCGCTTCCTCATCCCAAATGCCGCCGAGGCAACGGCCCTTGTCTCAAAGCACATAATGAAGGTGCTGGACAACGCCAA AGTCCggaaatggagaaaatag
- the LOC119546886 gene encoding uncharacterized protein LOC119546886 produces MTSRMKCFFIFLILCNPSSQLATDPQIDESVAPVSVTQFNNNLGTFIEYKAQVITKNGVLKFHNFYAYQALEKNIKSLQELCHGPDLAEYRNTIQNLDTVDLENTISDFVRTVYQYTVPSTWDQKFNLYQLTPIPKLHLNGTIEILDIESPYVGINDEQNIYFNLQNLDDCLKMNSNTLVCELNGILTISNAEVPCALAAIRNQTSTACTSHLVMRNAIWTPLLAPNSWMATVKKLTINVACFRDEPELKIHGTVVLTIRSGCRVFGTPLNIQGSQRKWTLSNRSYAYLQPTIEEKPENTLFPYITGAVVIILIFLCATYWYYHLHQGSRFSFTNRIMEQGL; encoded by the exons ATGACATCCAGAATGAAGTGCTTCTTCATATTCCTCATATTATGCAATCCCAGCTCTCAGCTTGCTACAGACCCCCAAATCGACGAAAGTGTAGCTCCCGTGTCTGTAACACAGTTCAATAATAATCTCGGAACATTTATTGAGTATAAAGCGCAAGTTATAACCAAAAATGGCGTGCTAAAGTTTCATAATTTCTATGCTTATCAAGCACTTGAAAAAAACATCAAATCTCTGCAAGAACTTTGCCATGGACCCGACCTCGCAGAGTACCGCAACACCATACAAAACTTGGATACTGTTGATCTTGA AAACACAATTTCGGATTTCGTTCGTACTGTTTATCAATACACTGTGCCAAGCACCTGGGATCAAAAATTTAACCTTTACCAATTGACACCTATTCCCAAATTGCATCTAAACGGCACTATCGAGATTTTGGACATTGAGAGCCCATACGTAGGTATTAATGATGAGCAAAATATCTATTTCAACCTACAAAATTTGGATGACTGCTTGAAAATGAATAGTAATACATTAGTTTGCGAATTGAATGGTATCCTCACAATCAGTAATGCGGAAGTGCCTTGTGCTTTAGCTGCGATCCGAAATCAAACCTCCACAGCCTGCACTTCTCATCTTGTCATGCGAAACGCCATATGGACACCACTTCTAGCACCAAATTCTTGGATGGCGACTGTCAAGAAGCTCACAATAAATGTTGCCTGCTTCCGAGATGAACCAGAACTGAAAATACACGGTACCGTCGTTTTAACGATTCGCAGCGGCTGCAGAGTCTTTGGCACACCTCTAAATATCCAAGGAAGTCAGCGTAAATGGACGCTTTCCAACCGGTCTTATGCCTACCTGCAACCCACAATAGAAGAGAAACCGGAAAACACTTTGTTTCCATATATCACTGGAGCTGTCgtaattattttgattttcctGTGTGCCACCTATTGGTATTACCATTTGCACCAAGGCTCTCGGTTTTCCTTTACCAATCGAATAATGGAGCAAGGTTTATAG